A genomic stretch from Edaphobacter aggregans includes:
- the gmd gene encoding GDP-mannose 4,6-dehydratase → MKKALITGVTGQDGAYLAEFLLAKGYEVHGIKRRSSLFNTARIDHIYEDPHNPNPKFVLHYGDMTDSTSLIHIVQKVQPDEVYNLAAQSHVQVSFEEPEYTANSDAVGVLRLLEAIRILGLEKKTRFYQASTSELYGLVQEIPQRESTPFYPRSPYAVAKLYGYWIVVNYREAYGMYACNGILFNHESPLRGETFVTRKITRGLARIKVGLQDQLFLGNLDAKRDWGHARDYIEMQWLMLQQDKPQDFVIATGQQYSVREFVQRCAKLLELDLTWQGSGVEEKAIDKKGNVVVAVDPRYFRPTEVETLLGDPSKAKRELGWTPRTSFDQLVQEMVEADLKSAQRDALVRQHGFEAYNVRET, encoded by the coding sequence GTGAAGAAAGCCCTCATTACAGGAGTCACCGGCCAGGACGGAGCCTATCTAGCCGAGTTCCTCCTAGCCAAAGGCTACGAGGTCCACGGCATCAAGCGCCGCTCCTCCCTCTTCAACACCGCCCGTATCGACCACATCTACGAGGACCCCCACAACCCCAATCCCAAGTTCGTTCTCCACTACGGCGACATGACCGACAGCACGTCGCTCATCCACATCGTCCAAAAGGTCCAGCCCGACGAGGTCTACAATCTCGCCGCCCAGTCCCACGTCCAGGTCTCTTTCGAAGAGCCCGAGTACACCGCCAACTCCGACGCTGTCGGTGTCCTTCGCCTCCTCGAAGCCATCCGCATCCTAGGCCTCGAAAAGAAGACCCGCTTCTACCAGGCATCGACCTCCGAGCTCTACGGCCTCGTCCAGGAGATCCCCCAGCGCGAGAGCACCCCCTTCTACCCGCGCTCGCCCTACGCCGTTGCCAAGCTCTACGGTTACTGGATCGTCGTCAACTACCGCGAGGCCTACGGCATGTACGCCTGCAACGGCATCCTCTTCAACCACGAGTCGCCCCTCCGCGGCGAAACCTTCGTCACCCGCAAGATCACCCGCGGCCTGGCCCGCATCAAGGTAGGCCTGCAAGACCAACTCTTCCTAGGCAACCTCGACGCGAAGCGCGACTGGGGCCACGCCCGCGACTACATCGAGATGCAGTGGCTCATGCTCCAGCAGGACAAGCCTCAGGACTTCGTCATCGCCACAGGCCAGCAGTACAGCGTCCGCGAATTCGTCCAGCGCTGTGCCAAACTCCTCGAACTCGACCTCACATGGCAGGGAAGTGGAGTAGAAGAGAAAGCCATCGACAAGAAGGGGAACGTAGTCGTAGCCGTAGACCCACGCTACTTCCGCCCCACCGAAGTCGAAACCCTCCTCGGCGACCCCTCCAAAGCAAAGCGCGAACTAGGCTGGACGCCACGCACCTCCTTCGACCAGCTAGTCCAGGAAATGGTAGAAGCCGACCTGAAATCCGCCCAACGCGACGCCCTGGTCCGCCAGCACGGCTTCGAAGCCTACAACGTCCGCGAAACCTAA
- a CDS encoding GDP-L-fucose synthase family protein, with the protein MTPESRIYIAGHRGLVGSAIHRELRRLGYANILTRTRDELDLLNTNAVNDFFATERPEYVFLAAAKVGGILANNTYPADFIHDNLILQTNIIEASRINNVSRLLFLGSSCIYPKLAPQPMPESSLLTGPLEPTNRPYALAKIAGIEMCWSYNRQHKTKYLAAMPTNLYGPGDNYDLANSHVLPALIRKTAEAVEKNSPTVTVWGTGTPRRELLYSDDLAQACVFLMNLDDTRYNSLLNETDPPLINIGTGEDVTIRELAETVAEVIGFKGDLVFDATKPDGTPRKLMDVTRLHNLGWHHTTSLEQGIRKTWDLIHDTLATKA; encoded by the coding sequence ATGACCCCAGAATCCCGCATTTACATCGCCGGCCACCGGGGACTGGTAGGCTCCGCCATCCACCGCGAACTGCGACGCCTCGGCTACGCCAACATCCTAACCCGCACCCGCGACGAACTCGACCTCCTCAACACCAATGCCGTCAACGACTTCTTCGCCACCGAGCGCCCCGAATACGTCTTCCTCGCAGCAGCCAAAGTAGGCGGCATCCTAGCCAACAACACCTACCCCGCTGACTTCATCCACGACAACCTCATCCTCCAGACCAACATCATCGAAGCCAGCAGAATCAACAACGTAAGCCGCCTCCTCTTCCTCGGCTCCTCCTGCATCTACCCCAAACTGGCCCCGCAGCCAATGCCCGAATCCTCGCTCCTAACCGGCCCCCTCGAGCCCACGAACCGTCCCTACGCCCTGGCAAAAATCGCCGGCATAGAAATGTGCTGGAGCTACAACAGGCAGCACAAAACAAAGTACTTAGCCGCCATGCCCACCAACCTCTACGGTCCCGGCGACAACTACGACCTGGCCAATTCCCATGTCCTTCCCGCCCTCATCCGCAAGACCGCCGAGGCCGTAGAAAAAAACTCTCCCACCGTCACCGTCTGGGGTACCGGCACACCACGTCGCGAACTGCTCTATTCAGACGACTTAGCTCAAGCCTGCGTCTTCCTGATGAACCTCGACGACACCCGCTACAACTCCCTCCTCAACGAAACCGACCCACCGCTCATCAACATAGGCACCGGCGAAGACGTCACCATCCGGGAGCTAGCCGAGACGGTAGCTGAAGTTATTGGGTTCAAAGGAGATCTAGTCTTTGACGCCACGAAACCTGACGGTACCCCGCGCAAGCTCATGGACGTCACTCGCCTCCACAATCTGGGCTGGCACCACACTACCTCGTTAGAGCAGGGAATCCGCAAAACCTGGGACCTCATCCACGACACGCTTGCCACCAAAGCCTAA
- a CDS encoding CAP domain-containing protein, translated as MSHLTTVHSWIRSNAHKAFVLFAAATFCPPIFAASPSAPGPNVAEQYLLAAANQDRAARGLQPLRFDPTLAQAALYHARQMAAHSEISHQFPGEPELSARGARTGAHFSLITENVAEAPESTMIHDLWMHSKGHRANLLDPNVDVVGISVVVRDHQFYAVEDFANTVDILSFNQQETTVSGLLARSGVQIANNPHIIEDARRTCSMPTGYAGTRKPWFIMRYTADHLTELPTQLQSRLNTGKYHQAVVGACTSTDSGPFTAYNIAVLLYP; from the coding sequence ATGTCACACCTCACTACTGTTCATAGTTGGATTCGAAGCAACGCCCATAAGGCGTTCGTCCTCTTCGCCGCAGCAACTTTTTGTCCGCCAATCTTCGCCGCCTCTCCGTCGGCCCCCGGACCAAACGTAGCCGAACAGTACCTTCTTGCCGCTGCTAATCAGGATCGAGCCGCACGGGGACTCCAGCCGCTCCGCTTTGATCCGACCCTCGCTCAGGCTGCTCTTTACCACGCTCGCCAGATGGCTGCTCACTCCGAAATCTCCCATCAGTTTCCCGGCGAGCCCGAGCTTTCTGCCCGCGGCGCTAGAACTGGCGCGCACTTCAGCCTCATCACCGAAAACGTAGCCGAAGCCCCCGAATCCACCATGATCCACGACCTCTGGATGCACTCCAAAGGCCACCGTGCGAATCTGCTCGACCCTAATGTGGATGTGGTAGGCATCTCCGTCGTCGTCCGGGATCACCAGTTCTACGCAGTGGAAGACTTCGCAAACACCGTCGACATCCTGAGCTTCAACCAGCAGGAAACTACAGTCTCTGGCCTACTCGCGCGGTCCGGCGTCCAGATTGCAAACAATCCCCACATCATTGAAGACGCTCGCCGCACCTGCAGCATGCCTACCGGCTATGCAGGGACTCGCAAGCCTTGGTTCATCATGCGCTATACAGCCGACCATCTCACGGAACTTCCAACCCAGCTTCAGTCCCGTCTGAACACGGGCAAATATCACCAGGCAGTCGTAGGTGCCTGTACTTCTACGGACTCAGGGCCTTTTACCGCATACAATATTGCGGTTCTGCTTTACCCATGA
- a CDS encoding tyrosine-type recombinase/integrase, with amino-acid sequence MKYQKGTVYLSGKRVKMWYGQYLVYRKDRQGKEVRRQRNVALCPKANTPKWKAEKMLKEIILKETEGAGPTPTLPPDDSVTFRWFVKERYIPMRRGSWSPAYKKTNTYNLEHYLIEYFGDLPLRNLSTFAIQVWLNTLVEEKDYSESVVRSCFSNIRAITHLARKQKFLVDDPGEDVTMPLTKPVEKPVMSLEQTLSLLGAITDLHDLCLMHVGIFSGPRASEVMGFQWKSWTGVSLMPHGTAYEGQFYKGRLKSKASRAPIPVPEPVRPVIEAWRRLSRDPSPEALMFPTFGRGERKGEAVPRQAKNFLKWRIRPIARKLGIPDRLVTFQVMRRSLGTHLQEHGTLKDTQGALRHASITTTGNVYVQVVEDSVMRAVNSHATAVLDGWTPAVEGLGLKGRNVRTVPATTKTARSSIAI; translated from the coding sequence ATGAAATATCAGAAGGGCACCGTCTACCTTAGCGGGAAGCGGGTGAAGATGTGGTACGGGCAATACCTGGTCTACAGGAAGGACCGCCAAGGAAAGGAGGTGCGCAGACAGCGCAATGTTGCGCTCTGTCCCAAGGCCAACACGCCCAAGTGGAAGGCCGAAAAGATGCTCAAGGAGATCATCCTGAAGGAGACTGAGGGTGCAGGACCTACCCCAACGCTTCCGCCTGATGATTCCGTAACATTCCGTTGGTTTGTGAAGGAGCGGTATATTCCCATGCGGCGAGGCTCATGGAGCCCAGCCTATAAAAAGACGAACACTTACAACCTGGAGCACTACCTGATCGAGTATTTCGGGGACCTGCCGTTACGGAACCTCAGCACCTTCGCAATCCAGGTCTGGCTGAACACTCTGGTGGAAGAAAAGGACTACTCCGAATCAGTGGTTCGCAGTTGCTTTTCCAACATCCGTGCCATCACCCATCTGGCCAGGAAGCAGAAGTTTCTGGTCGATGATCCGGGAGAAGATGTGACCATGCCGTTGACCAAACCGGTCGAGAAGCCCGTCATGAGCCTGGAGCAGACCCTATCTCTGCTCGGAGCGATTACGGACCTGCACGATCTCTGCCTGATGCATGTCGGCATCTTTAGCGGGCCTCGCGCGAGCGAGGTGATGGGGTTCCAGTGGAAGTCGTGGACCGGAGTCTCCCTGATGCCGCATGGCACTGCCTACGAGGGGCAGTTCTACAAGGGACGGCTCAAGTCGAAGGCAAGCAGAGCACCCATCCCAGTTCCGGAGCCGGTTCGTCCGGTGATCGAGGCCTGGCGTAGGCTCTCCCGGGATCCCTCTCCAGAGGCGCTGATGTTTCCCACCTTCGGACGCGGCGAACGCAAAGGCGAGGCCGTGCCGCGGCAGGCGAAGAACTTCCTGAAGTGGCGGATCCGCCCGATCGCTCGCAAGCTCGGCATTCCGGACCGCCTGGTGACCTTCCAGGTGATGCGGCGGTCCCTGGGAACACACCTTCAGGAACACGGAACCTTGAAGGACACCCAGGGCGCGCTACGCCATGCCAGCATTACGACGACGGGCAACGTGTATGTGCAGGTGGTCGAGGATAGCGTGATGCGGGCGGTCAACTCCCATGCCACGGCTGTACTGGATGGATGGACGCCAGCGGTGGAGGGTCTCGGACTGAAGGGACGCAACGTCAGAACCGTGCCGGCGACAACGAAAACCGCGCGGTCTTCTATCGCAATTTGA
- a CDS encoding AAA family ATPase, which produces MYASPDETLVALEREGYFTDLKTATTVYLAGRLHRPVLLEGPAGAGKTELAASVARSYRVPLLRLQCYQGINEEKAIGQYDKSLQELYVLLTSKSDRAPDWTEIKREVTSRAYFIAGPLLEAIEQNQRCVLLIDEIDKVDYAFEAMLLELLSVWTLSIPKMGTVHATSIPHVFLTSNQERRLGDPLRRRSFYLVVEHPTAEREAAIVARRTPDADEKTHRFIAGLAKSLRAYTMEKPPSISEMNDVALAMQLLGIEQIRPEHKDIMLPLIAKTEGDRKRLLMRQAFESIVRIAGRYASEVSPEEVTDIAAIFAEKAEA; this is translated from the coding sequence ATGTATGCATCCCCAGATGAGACCCTCGTTGCGTTAGAGCGGGAGGGTTATTTCACTGATCTGAAAACTGCCACGACGGTTTACCTCGCGGGTCGGTTGCATCGCCCCGTCCTGCTCGAAGGCCCCGCCGGCGCCGGCAAGACGGAACTAGCTGCGTCGGTCGCGCGCTCTTATCGGGTCCCCTTGCTGCGATTGCAGTGCTACCAAGGCATCAACGAAGAAAAAGCCATCGGGCAATACGACAAGAGCCTTCAGGAACTCTATGTGCTCCTGACGAGCAAGAGCGACCGAGCCCCTGATTGGACGGAAATCAAACGCGAGGTGACAAGCCGCGCGTATTTCATCGCGGGCCCATTGCTCGAAGCAATCGAGCAGAACCAACGCTGTGTCCTGCTGATCGATGAGATAGACAAGGTCGATTATGCGTTTGAAGCGATGCTCCTGGAGCTACTTTCAGTTTGGACCCTCTCCATTCCGAAGATGGGCACCGTTCACGCAACGTCGATACCACATGTCTTTCTGACGTCGAATCAGGAACGACGTTTAGGCGACCCCCTTCGCCGCCGCAGTTTCTATCTCGTGGTTGAGCACCCGACTGCGGAACGGGAAGCGGCGATCGTGGCCAGGCGCACCCCCGACGCCGACGAAAAGACACACCGCTTCATTGCGGGGCTCGCAAAAAGCCTGCGTGCCTACACGATGGAGAAGCCACCGTCTATCTCCGAGATGAACGACGTGGCCCTGGCCATGCAGCTACTCGGAATCGAGCAGATCAGGCCCGAACACAAGGACATCATGCTGCCCCTGATCGCGAAGACAGAAGGAGATCGAAAGCGCCTGCTGATGAGACAGGCGTTCGAATCGATCGTGCGTATCGCCGGAAGGTATGCGTCAGAGGTATCCCCAGAAGAAGTGACCGATATCGCAGCAATCTTCGCAGAGAAGGCGGAGGCATGA
- a CDS encoding lytic transglycosylase domain-containing protein — MRRLLVLALCVMALAIQSTAETRPMGNPESKYYADAYADHYGVPRALVHAIIAQESNWNPHALSNKGAAGLMQLMPGTAEMYLVRNRFSVTENLSGGVRYLADLMTEFRGEMRLAVAAYYCGSRHIARRGLNYANPDVVSYVEAVHHRYQLELREQAGRDNPMPGKGR, encoded by the coding sequence ATGAGAAGACTTCTAGTTCTGGCTCTTTGTGTGATGGCTCTGGCGATTCAGTCCACGGCTGAGACGCGGCCCATGGGCAATCCTGAGTCGAAGTATTACGCGGATGCATATGCCGACCACTACGGCGTTCCACGTGCGCTCGTACATGCCATCATTGCCCAGGAATCGAACTGGAATCCACATGCCTTGTCGAACAAGGGTGCGGCAGGCCTGATGCAACTGATGCCGGGCACGGCGGAAATGTATCTGGTCAGGAATCGCTTTTCGGTAACGGAAAATCTCAGCGGCGGAGTTCGGTACCTCGCCGATCTCATGACAGAGTTTCGTGGGGAGATGCGTCTGGCTGTAGCCGCATATTACTGCGGCTCAAGACATATTGCCCGGCGCGGACTGAACTATGCAAATCCCGATGTCGTGTCCTACGTCGAGGCGGTCCATCACCGATATCAGCTCGAGTTGCGCGAGCAAGCAGGCCGGGATAATCCAATGCCCGGGAAAGGACGATGA
- a CDS encoding VirB4 family type IV secretion system protein, protein MPRTTAQHERSLEDPAVCELLKIRDFLDNVMVRTDGCYVAGFRVQGAVTYFSDDDGRNEAKGVVESLLRAMPEQSMRVQFRYEVVESLNGLLDQYRDATRSETPEARILDDRRLAAWEEKERLGAYLSRISGVYLIWDPVKHKRAMIASGGPQSKDDRRQAGGSFTLSVGKAIQKTKKEHLDTLAEFESIISGIESAMKSGGLGPERMTHGEIFLEIKRAFNPMDPDLTPLKENIAETREISARERLAPGNILGQTETYLNIDGMLWTFISLKTPPDGTYPGILRELMTIGFPIVISTQVVVPDQRVVLDKYKKKFRKMQAAQKDSKGNLRVDVTAQVATQELIQIQQEIIASSVKTARVSVVVGVHTSAPAWSAQQYETAERELAHRRQQILHVVARMNGARGFSESLATRRLFFSTLPGLAEDDRRDHDLLTPHAADLLPVELPWAGTTRSPLMLFETPYRQLLPFSPFDPNLENANAIVAATSGTGKSVHVGKMLLTCARQDVQVSIIERGDSYYHPVTFMGGQMITMSLDSEQTINPFDLEPGQVEPSNDHLAFLKNLTRFMIGDSGEGDTDLLDNLIMNAIRKTYARAQMRIDNPIPLYSDLYDELQNYYDEDKNPRVNEAARIAAAKMRAWVNNGMYARLFDRPTTIDMSTPWLYFNVEQLKDDPKLEVAMSLLIAYTTTKRAQGRANKRCITVLDECWALLQSPSLAPVVVQLFRTARKRNACVWGISQAVEDFTGTPDKPNEFGAAILATTAVKMIGRQKGNYDVLRQFLHLNETTLNRVKSLGMTEKGKKSEFLIVIGEKAETTHSLYIVPTPLEYWLLTTYPRERWYRQWWLATNPHLSLVERYEELANKFPHGLSELPELPEERSGEVSRLGDHAPVDTGKRSPTPNGGATRNEMPEWFVLEGATV, encoded by the coding sequence ATGCCCAGGACGACTGCCCAGCATGAGCGCTCCCTCGAAGACCCCGCCGTCTGCGAACTGCTGAAGATTCGCGACTTTCTCGACAACGTCATGGTTCGCACCGATGGCTGCTACGTCGCCGGCTTTCGCGTGCAAGGCGCAGTAACCTATTTCTCCGATGACGATGGACGGAATGAGGCGAAAGGCGTCGTTGAATCCTTGCTCCGCGCGATGCCGGAGCAGAGCATGCGTGTGCAATTTCGCTACGAGGTGGTGGAGAGCCTGAATGGGTTGCTCGATCAGTATCGCGACGCCACGCGATCGGAGACGCCTGAGGCCAGGATTCTCGACGATCGGAGACTTGCGGCATGGGAGGAGAAAGAAAGGCTGGGCGCCTACTTGTCGCGGATATCCGGTGTGTATTTGATCTGGGATCCGGTGAAGCATAAGCGGGCGATGATCGCCAGCGGCGGGCCTCAGAGCAAGGATGACCGAAGGCAGGCTGGTGGGAGTTTCACGCTGTCTGTCGGAAAGGCAATTCAGAAGACCAAGAAAGAGCACCTGGACACTCTTGCCGAGTTTGAGTCGATCATCTCTGGTATTGAGTCGGCGATGAAGAGTGGAGGGCTCGGGCCGGAAAGAATGACCCACGGAGAGATATTTCTGGAGATCAAGCGCGCATTCAATCCGATGGACCCTGACCTCACACCGCTGAAGGAGAATATCGCTGAGACGCGCGAAATCTCCGCTCGCGAGAGGCTGGCACCGGGGAACATCCTGGGGCAAACAGAAACCTATCTCAACATTGATGGGATGCTGTGGACGTTTATCAGCCTCAAGACGCCGCCAGATGGGACCTACCCCGGCATTCTGCGGGAGTTGATGACGATAGGTTTTCCGATCGTGATCTCGACCCAGGTAGTCGTCCCCGACCAGCGGGTGGTGCTGGATAAATACAAGAAGAAGTTTCGCAAGATGCAGGCGGCACAAAAGGACTCTAAAGGCAATCTGCGTGTAGACGTCACCGCGCAGGTCGCAACGCAGGAGCTGATACAGATCCAGCAGGAGATTATTGCGTCGTCGGTCAAGACCGCGCGAGTGAGCGTAGTCGTTGGAGTGCATACCTCTGCCCCGGCATGGTCTGCTCAACAGTATGAGACGGCGGAGAGAGAGTTAGCCCATCGCCGACAGCAGATATTGCACGTAGTCGCTCGCATGAACGGAGCTCGCGGGTTTTCGGAGTCATTGGCGACTCGCAGGTTGTTCTTTTCGACTCTGCCCGGGCTTGCCGAAGATGACCGCCGTGATCACGATTTGTTGACGCCCCATGCAGCAGATCTCCTGCCGGTCGAGTTGCCTTGGGCCGGAACTACGAGGTCGCCTCTGATGCTGTTCGAAACACCCTACCGGCAACTGCTGCCATTTTCGCCGTTTGATCCGAATCTCGAAAATGCTAATGCGATCGTTGCGGCAACTTCGGGTACAGGCAAAAGCGTACACGTTGGCAAGATGCTGCTAACGTGCGCGCGACAGGATGTTCAGGTGTCGATCATCGAACGCGGCGATAGCTACTATCATCCCGTAACGTTCATGGGCGGCCAGATGATCACTATGTCGCTCGACAGTGAACAGACGATCAATCCGTTTGATCTTGAACCCGGTCAGGTGGAACCGTCGAACGATCATCTGGCATTTCTGAAGAACCTGACCCGCTTCATGATCGGTGACAGCGGCGAAGGCGACACGGATCTTCTCGACAATCTCATCATGAACGCGATTCGCAAGACCTACGCCAGGGCGCAGATGCGCATTGACAATCCTATTCCGCTCTATAGCGACCTCTATGACGAACTGCAGAACTATTACGACGAAGACAAGAATCCACGGGTGAACGAGGCTGCGCGAATTGCAGCGGCAAAGATGCGGGCGTGGGTTAACAACGGGATGTATGCACGTCTCTTCGATCGGCCGACCACCATCGATATGTCGACGCCGTGGCTCTACTTCAACGTTGAACAACTCAAAGACGATCCGAAGCTCGAAGTCGCCATGAGCTTGCTGATTGCGTACACCACCACGAAGCGTGCCCAGGGAAGAGCCAACAAGCGGTGCATCACCGTTCTCGATGAGTGCTGGGCCCTGTTGCAATCGCCAAGTCTCGCGCCGGTTGTCGTGCAGCTCTTCAGGACAGCCAGGAAACGCAATGCCTGTGTGTGGGGAATATCGCAGGCGGTTGAAGATTTTACCGGGACGCCGGACAAACCAAACGAATTCGGCGCCGCGATCCTTGCCACCACGGCTGTAAAGATGATCGGGCGACAGAAGGGAAATTACGACGTCTTACGTCAGTTTCTGCACTTGAACGAGACAACTCTCAATCGAGTGAAGAGTCTGGGGATGACGGAGAAGGGTAAGAAGAGCGAGTTTCTGATTGTGATCGGTGAAAAGGCGGAGACGACGCACAGCCTGTACATCGTTCCCACACCGCTCGAATACTGGCTCCTCACAACCTATCCGCGTGAGCGTTGGTACCGGCAGTGGTGGCTTGCTACTAATCCTCATCTAAGCCTGGTCGAACGCTACGAGGAACTTGCGAACAAGTTTCCCCACGGTCTCTCCGAGCTGCCGGAGCTTCCCGAGGAACGGTCCGGCGAAGTGAGCCGGCTGGGCGACCATGCACCCGTGGATACCGGCAAGCGAAGCCCGACGCCGAATGGCGGTGCCACGCGAAACGAAATGCCCGAGTGGTTTGTCCTCGAAGGAGCGACGGTATGA